In a genomic window of Glycine max cultivar Williams 82 chromosome 13, Glycine_max_v4.0, whole genome shotgun sequence:
- the LOC100801375 gene encoding E3 ubiquitin-protein ligase XBAT32 isoform X2, with translation MQACQHGHWEVVQTLVIFNANIHKADYLNGGTALHLAALNGHTRCIRLILADYIPSVPNFWNALQTGDHKSISEFDQSGLCEVINRTADGGITALHMAALNGHVESVQLLLDLGASVSEVTVEDGTTIDLIGSGSTPLHYAACGGNQQCCQLLIAKGANLTAENANGWTPLMVARSWHRDWLEDILKTPPADPLQVLPSPYISLPLMSIVRIARECGWRTNDLAPCLDPCAVCLERKCTVAVEGCDHEFCTQCALYLCSTNSTSTTTTGPPGSIACPLCRHGIVSFVKLPDARPLHKEMQRTSNLSLTFCTCSSEVLGDSSDMTTPFCKPTSRGSKNSSPSRSFRSISCQGFPSFRMNPSLCLGADVSPSLVPCTVGRNVRNHLARCSGSSFRRSSSQTERRKSSWFCSLNQSVDTGSGC, from the exons ATGCAAGCTTGTCAACATGGTCACTGGGAGGTGGTTCAGACCCTGGTTATTTTTAATGCCAAT ATCCATAAAGCTGATTACCTAAATGGAGGTACTGCCCTTCACTTGGCTGCTTTGAATGGCCATACCCGGTGCATTCGGCTCATCCTCGCTGACTATATACCTAGCGTCCCTAACTTTTGGAATGCATTACAGACAGGTGATCATAAATCAATCTCAGAATTTGATCAAAG TGGTCTCTGCGAGGTGATTAACAGAACTGCTGATGGAGGCATCACTGCTCTGCATATGGCAGCATTAAATGGGCATGTTGAAAGTGTACAGTTACTCTTGGACTTGGGAGCTTCTGTGTCCGAGGTTACTGTGGAGGATGGAACTACCATTGACTTAATTG GTTCTGGAAGCACTCCACTCCATTATGCTGCATGTGGTGGAAATCAACAATGTTGTCAA CTGTTGATTGCCAAGGGTGCCAATCTGACTGCTGAGAATGCAAATGG atgGACCCCCTTGATGGTTGCTCGTTCTTGGCATAGAGACTGGCTTGAGGACATCTTAAAAACACCTCCAGCAGACCCCTTACAAGTTCTTCCTTCTCCATATATATCTCTTCCACTTATGAGCATTGTGCGAATTGCTAG AGAATGTGGATGGAGGACAAATGATTTAGCACCATGCTTAGATCCATGCGCTGTTTGTTTGGAAAGGAAATGTACGGTCGCTGTAGAAG GTTGTGATCACGAGTTCTGCACACAATGTGCCTTGTATCTTTGTTCTACAAACTCTACTTCAACAACCACAACAGGACCCCCAGGTTCAATTGCATGCCCTCTCTGCAGGCACGGCATAGTCTCATTTGTGAAGCTTCCAGACGCAAGACCACTACACAAGGAAATGCAAAGGACATCAAACTTGTCCCTAACATTTTGCACATGTTCAAGTGAGGTATTAGGGGATTCCAGTGACATGACCACCCCATTTTGCAAACCAACTTCCCGTGGATCCAAAAATTCTTCCCCTTCAAGATCATTTCGCTCCATTAGCTGCCAAGGGTTCCCCTCATTCAGAATGAACCCCAGCCTTTGCTTGGGAGCAGATGTTAGCCCCTCCTTAGTGCCTTGCACTGTGGGCAGAAACGTGAGGAACCACTTGGCAAGGTGTTCTGGTTCCAGTTTCAGACGATCATCTTCTCAAACAGAAAGAAGGAAGTCATCATGGTTTTGTTCCCTCAATCAATCTGTTGACACAGGCAGTGGATGCTGA
- the LOC100801375 gene encoding E3 ubiquitin-protein ligase XBAT32 isoform X1: MKFLSLVGNSFGCSASGERLVSAARDGDVQEAKALLEYNPRLARYSTFGVRNSPLHYSAAHGHHEIVYLLLESGVDINLRNYRGQTALMQACQHGHWEVVQTLVIFNANIHKADYLNGGTALHLAALNGHTRCIRLILADYIPSVPNFWNALQTGDHKSISEFDQSGLCEVINRTADGGITALHMAALNGHVESVQLLLDLGASVSEVTVEDGTTIDLIGSGSTPLHYAACGGNQQCCQLLIAKGANLTAENANGWTPLMVARSWHRDWLEDILKTPPADPLQVLPSPYISLPLMSIVRIARECGWRTNDLAPCLDPCAVCLERKCTVAVEGCDHEFCTQCALYLCSTNSTSTTTTGPPGSIACPLCRHGIVSFVKLPDARPLHKEMQRTSNLSLTFCTCSSEVLGDSSDMTTPFCKPTSRGSKNSSPSRSFRSISCQGFPSFRMNPSLCLGADVSPSLVPCTVGRNVRNHLARCSGSSFRRSSSQTERRKSSWFCSLNQSVDTGSGC, from the exons ATGAAGTTTCTGAGCCTGGTGGGGAATTCTTTTGGATGTTCTGCATCTGGTGAGCGCTTAGTTTCTGCAGCCAGAGATGGGGATGTTCAAGAAGCCAAGGCCTTATTGGAATATAACCCTCGTCTTGCAAGGTATTCCACTTTCGGAGTTCGCAATTCCCCTTTGCATTATTCTGCAGCTCATGGCCACCATGAG ATAGTGTATCTGTTACTTGAGTCCGGAGTTGATATCAATCTCAGGAATTATCGCGGTCAG ACTGCATTGATGCAAGCTTGTCAACATGGTCACTGGGAGGTGGTTCAGACCCTGGTTATTTTTAATGCCAAT ATCCATAAAGCTGATTACCTAAATGGAGGTACTGCCCTTCACTTGGCTGCTTTGAATGGCCATACCCGGTGCATTCGGCTCATCCTCGCTGACTATATACCTAGCGTCCCTAACTTTTGGAATGCATTACAGACAGGTGATCATAAATCAATCTCAGAATTTGATCAAAG TGGTCTCTGCGAGGTGATTAACAGAACTGCTGATGGAGGCATCACTGCTCTGCATATGGCAGCATTAAATGGGCATGTTGAAAGTGTACAGTTACTCTTGGACTTGGGAGCTTCTGTGTCCGAGGTTACTGTGGAGGATGGAACTACCATTGACTTAATTG GTTCTGGAAGCACTCCACTCCATTATGCTGCATGTGGTGGAAATCAACAATGTTGTCAA CTGTTGATTGCCAAGGGTGCCAATCTGACTGCTGAGAATGCAAATGG atgGACCCCCTTGATGGTTGCTCGTTCTTGGCATAGAGACTGGCTTGAGGACATCTTAAAAACACCTCCAGCAGACCCCTTACAAGTTCTTCCTTCTCCATATATATCTCTTCCACTTATGAGCATTGTGCGAATTGCTAG AGAATGTGGATGGAGGACAAATGATTTAGCACCATGCTTAGATCCATGCGCTGTTTGTTTGGAAAGGAAATGTACGGTCGCTGTAGAAG GTTGTGATCACGAGTTCTGCACACAATGTGCCTTGTATCTTTGTTCTACAAACTCTACTTCAACAACCACAACAGGACCCCCAGGTTCAATTGCATGCCCTCTCTGCAGGCACGGCATAGTCTCATTTGTGAAGCTTCCAGACGCAAGACCACTACACAAGGAAATGCAAAGGACATCAAACTTGTCCCTAACATTTTGCACATGTTCAAGTGAGGTATTAGGGGATTCCAGTGACATGACCACCCCATTTTGCAAACCAACTTCCCGTGGATCCAAAAATTCTTCCCCTTCAAGATCATTTCGCTCCATTAGCTGCCAAGGGTTCCCCTCATTCAGAATGAACCCCAGCCTTTGCTTGGGAGCAGATGTTAGCCCCTCCTTAGTGCCTTGCACTGTGGGCAGAAACGTGAGGAACCACTTGGCAAGGTGTTCTGGTTCCAGTTTCAGACGATCATCTTCTCAAACAGAAAGAAGGAAGTCATCATGGTTTTGTTCCCTCAATCAATCTGTTGACACAGGCAGTGGATGCTGA